Part of the Mycobacterium sp. 050128 genome, GTGGGCATGTCGAGCGCACCGTCGCCCTGATCCACGCTATTGCCGCTCGGTGCTATGCAATCGAATTCCCCAGCGAGGTATCGGTTTCCGAGCGCGTCCTGTGGCCGTCGATGGAGGCCGAGCAGGCCGGCATGGAAGACGCCCGCTTCGTTCGCTTCGTCGATGACGACGGCTCGGTCACCTATTACGCCACTTATACGGCCTACAGCGGGTCCCACATCAGCCAACAACTGCTCGAGACCAAGGACTTTCGGTCCTTCACCTCTGGGCCGCTCGTCGGGAAGGCCGCGGCCAACAAGGGTTTGGCATTGTTCCCCCGGCGAATACACGGTCGCTACGCGGCCATGTCACGATCGGACCGCGAGTCGAACACCGTCGCCTTCGCCGACCATCTTGCGGTCTGGACGAGCGCCTCGCCCTGCCAGCAACCGGCCGAGGCGTGGGAAGCACTGCAACTCGGAAACTGTGGCCCGCCAATCGAAACCGACGCAGGGTGGCTGGTGCTCACCCACGGCGTCGGACCCATGCGCACGTATCGCATCGGCGCGATTCTGCTTGACCTCGACGACCCGACCCGGGTGCTCGGCCGGTTACGGCGCGCACTACTGAGCCCCGCCCACGACGAACAAAACGGCTACGTGCCCAACGTCGTCTACTCCTGCGGCGCGCTCGTTCACGCCGACACCCTGGTGCTTCCGTACGGGATTGCCGACGGCGCCATCGGCATCGCCACCGCGCAACTTCCGCAGCTGCTGGACACGATCGTTCAGCAGCCAGATCGCACGAGATGAGGTCACAATCAGCATGATGAAAAGGTCCACCGCCAGAGCGCGCAATCCGCTCGGCGAGTACGTCCTGCACATGGGTGCGGGATTCGTCGCCAAAGAACGTCCGCACGTCCTGGGGGCGTTGGCGACGCTCGAGCCGCATCTGGGCCGCTGGGACGCGCTTGACGTCAGCCTGGAAGTCTCGTTACAGAACCGCGGCCGCAAGGAGCAGCGCGTCACGTTGCGCACGACGTTGCCTGGTCTCCCGCCACTGGTGGCCGTCGCCGACAACCCCGACATCACGCGCGCCCTTCACGAAGCCAAGCATGAGTTGATCCGGCAGCTCGAACACCAGAAGTCGGCCCGCGAACCCATGCACAATCGCAAGTTCGGGCGCAATACGATCCGCCACCCGGGCTCCTCGCTGCAGGGGCGTCGCATCCCGCCTGCACCGTAGTTGCGGGAGTGTCGCGTGCTGCGCGCGCGGGGTTACCGCCACGCGTACTCGTGTGGCTCTCAGATGCGGTCTATTTTGAGACGGCGTCCAATGTTGCTGGGTTCCGTGGCCGGCCGGGGATTCCTGTTTGTTGGGCCAATAATTGTTGTGCTGTTGTTGGTCTGCTGAACGGGAGTCGTTGTGAGCTGGCAGCAAATCCAGCCGTTCCTAGTCGCGCTGGCCATTGGGTTGCTGCTCGGCTTGGAGCGCGAACGCAGCCACAGCCGCAGGCTCCCTGCCGGGTCGCGCTCGTTCGCGCTCCTGTCGTTGGTTGGGGCCATCGTCGCGAGCTTCAACGAGTGGGCAGTGCTGGCTGGGCTCGTTGTCGTCGGGGCGCTGCTGGCGCTCGCATACTTTCGCACCAGCGAAAGAGACCCCGGAACGACCACAGCGATCGCCGCACTCGCGACCTACCTGCTCGGTGCGCTCGCCTACACACGTCCGGCTCTGGCCGTGGCCATCTCTGTGGTTGTCGCAGGTCTGCTTGTGTCGAAGGAGCGCATCCATCGCTTTGCCCGCGAGATCGTCAGCGACGTCGAAGTAGAGGACGCCATCAAGTTCTTCGTCGTGGCGCTCGTGATCCTGCCGCTGCTTCCGGATCAGCAGCTCGGACCGTATGGCGTACTGAACCCGGCGAAGGTGTGGCTCCTGGTGGTACTGCTCACGGGTATCGGCTGGGTCGGCTACATCGGTGTTCGGGCACTCGGGCCCGAACGGGGCGTGCTCGTCGCCGGTTTGGCTGGCGGATTCGTCTCGGCGACTGCGACGACGGCATCGATGGGCCGGCTCAGCCGGACGGCTACCAGCTTGCGTGCGCCCCTCGCCAGTGCACTGCTCGCGAGCCTCGCGACCTTCGTGCAGCTGCTCATCGTGATCGCGCTCGTCGACGTCGAACTGCTGCGCCGCCTGTGGCCTCCAGTGACCGCTGGAGCGGTCGTGCTGGTGGGCGTCGCCGCCTTCGTCTACCGGGGTGGCACTCACCAGCAGAATACTGCGGAGGGCAAGGAAGTCGAGGCGACGAAGGCAAGCCGACCCTTCGCGTTGCGGCCCGCGCTCGTTCTGGCCGCGGTGCTGACCTTCGCTCTGCTCGTTGGTCGTTGGGGCGCTGACATATTCGGCCCAAAAGGGGTGGTGGTTGCCACGTTCGCTGCGGGTCTCGCCGATGCTCACGCCGGCGCGGTTGCGGCCGCCAGCCTCGCCGCCAAGGGCGACATCACCGTCGACACCGCGTTGGTCGCGGTGGCTGCAGCGTTGGGTTCCAACCTGCTGGTGAAGACGGTGTTGGCTTTCACCGCCGGCGGTCGTCGCTTCGGGCTTGGTTTTCTTGCCGCCATGTCCGTGCCGGCCCTGGTGTTCGGTGTCGCCTTGGCGGCGACCGTGGCCGTGCTGTGAGCCGAGAGCTGCATTTGCAGCGGTAGGCGTTCCCTGGGCGAAGGTCTCAGTAGTTTTTCCGATCAAATAGGCTGAGTGACAAGGTGAATGGGTTGGAGCTAGGCTCGCTCACACCTGTAGAACTCTGTCGACCAGTACGCGACATCAAGCGACCAGTACACGGTGGCGAGCTGCCCGCAAAACGCCAAGGCGGTTACTTGCGATCAAAAGACCTGCGTAGTTAGGACTTGTGACCCTGTCGCCGGTCCTTCTCCCAGAGCACCCTGTGGTGTGTGTCCACGATGCGGACGAAACCCGGATCCAGTGGGCCGCAGAGCAATCGAGTCGGATTGTGAATGAGGTGATCGAAGTGCGCGACCGAAATCAGCGGCTGCGCAATGAGGTGGAGCACCCGCAACTCTATGAGGAGGTGACGATTACCTCCGCGGACGTTCCGATTGTGCTGTCGGTGTGGCGCGGTTGTTCGGGCGGCCCGGTGGTGGTGTTTCTGCCCGGAACAATGACGCACCCGCTCTTCTATGAAGAGTTCTGCGACGGCCTTGCCGCCCAAGGCATTACCGTCGTCGGCGTGCATGCCGAAGGGCATGGAAAGAGTCCTCGCATCGGGCGGCTGCTGCGTCTGCAAACTCTTGTCAACAACGCCCTCGACGCGATCGCATGGGCTCGGGCGCGGTTCGGCAGATTGCCCGTCGTGGTGGGCTCTAGTCAGGGCGGTGTGCTGGCGATGATCGTTGCGACCCGTGATCACGAGCTCGCCGGCGTCCTCGCTCACAACATCCTCGATCCGGCCCTGCCCGAGTCGACCTCGGTCTCTCGATTCCCGACGTTTCTCCAAGCGGGCTACCGACCGTTCGTACGAGGGCTTCGAGTGCTGGCCAAGCTCGCACCGCGGCTACCAATCCGGTTCAATATCTACCTGGACCTGGCCCGAGTGTGCCGCGAGCCCTGGACGGCCGAGCAATTCCTGCTCGACCCACTCGGTCTGCGTGCCTACCCTCTGGCATTTCTGGCCGATCTCTTCAACGCAGATTTGACAGCCATGAGCGATGGCACGATCACGTGCCCGGTCGTGGTTGTCGCGGGCCGTGCAGACCCCTTGTTCAGCCTCGACTACACACAGAAAGTCTTCGCCCGCATCGTCGCCCCTGCCAAAGATCTCGTCGTGTTCGACACCGACCACCACCTCTTGTTCAACGAATGCCTGCCCCTGGTGCTGCCACGGGTCGCCGAACTTATTGCAAGCCTCGATGCGACCGCGAGCGGGAAGCTGGGGACCGGCGACCGTGGCACCGCTGCGGCTGTGCTCGAAGGGTAGATCACACCGATCCCACAATCTGTTGCCTAGCCCAAAAACACGACGCGATAAGGGGAGTTTCGCTCATGGCCAGCCACAAGATTCACAAACGTTTGGGTGGCGCCGCTGCAGCCGCTGCCGCTCTGATAGCTGTCGGGACACCTGCCACCGCTAACGCGGTCTACCCCGGCGTCCCGGAGTGGTTTTCACAGGCCAAAGAACACTTCGACAATACGAGGAACTATATGCAGGCGGTGATCGATGCGATCACCGCCAATGACATTGACGTACTCCGGTCAGCGTGTTCACTGGCCCACGACGAATTAAGCGGCAACCTTCAGGCCCATCTGCCTACACCGGACCCGGCACTGACTACTGCGTTGCAATCGGAGATCGACGACGTTCACGCTGCGATGCACATCTGCATGTCGCTTGGGCCCGACAGCACCTTAGCTGATTTGCAGCGAGCCGATTCGCTTCTGCAGCAGGCGAATCTACACATGAGGACGGTCGACGCCATTTTGACCACAGATCTAAGTTGAAGGCCGCCGCGCCCAGCAGATCCGCGGTTCCCAATCCTGCTCACCCGCAACACTTTTGGGTACGGCATCGCGGCCATAAATGCTTGCACGCGTGAGACCAAGGCTGGCTAGCTTGCCCTGGTGCCCAGATCTCCCGACGCGACGACTGAGCCGACCGAGAATACGACGCGACGTCCCACGCCGCCGTCGTCACCGTCCGCCCCGGGGCGCGTCCACTCCACCTCGGCGCTGCCGGACAGCTGCAGGCTGGCGCCGGTGGCGACGTCAACGAACAACAGCGCGGCCTCGTCGTCGACCGCCAGGTTGCCGAAGCTGTTGAACATGTTGTTGCCCGGGTAATCCGGCCACCACAGCATTTCGGGGGAGCCAACCCGAACAAATCCGGGAGGGCCGCCGCGATGCGATGCGTCACTGCCCCGAAAAGGATGCGTGGTACCGAGGAAGAACGTGTCCGAGGCTTCTATCATCGCTTGATCCGCAGCACTCAAAGATGTTGTTTGCCTTGGAGTTTCGGAAGGGGCGGTGACGGCGGCGACGTTGATGTCGCGGCGGTGGATGTATTGGGGACAGTTTCCGTACGCCTGCTCGACGCGCACCGCCAGGCCGGCGCCGTCGCTTTCGGTGAGGCTGCCGTTGATGCGCATTCTGCGCCGGGCGGCGAAATCGATGGCGATCAGGCCGACCTGCTGGCCGGCCGGCATCCGGTGCAGGGGATCGCCCTCGCGCGGAACGGCCGAGATCCGCACCGTGTCTTCGGCGCCGCGCAGGAACCCCGGCTGCCCCGACAACGGGGAGACCCAGAGCACTCCCTCGCGGTCACGCCCGGTGATCGCGGCAAACCGCTGCGTTGCCAGGAATTGCGCAGCACCCCCGGATAAGCCATGCGCGCTAAGCATGTTTTCCAGGCGTTGTGCGGCCCGTTCGACGCCGGCCCGGCGTTGGGTCGCAACCTCACCCTCGTGGAAACCCGTTGATGCCACGGTTGGGTAACGCCGCCGACGCTGCAGATCTTCCCGTTGCTTCGTGCCAATCGGCGCGACGCGGTGCGCTGGCGGCTTGAAGTCCTAATCGGCGAGACGATGCGCGGTCATCAGTGCACGGTCGAAAATGGTTCGATCGGCTATTGCACTCGGCGCGGCTGCCCGCAAAGAGACACCGATTTTTTCGGCCAGGACGCGCAATTTGACGTTGCTTTTCTGGGACAGCCAACTGAGCAACTCGAACGCGGCGTTGTCGTCGAGGTTGTAGACGAGCATGAGCATGCCTTTGACGTGCTCGATCGGGGCACGTTTGTCCGCAATCTCGCCCAACCGTGCGGTGATCGTGTCCTCCACTGAATGCATTGAATGATGCGTGGGGGTGACGTCGAGGTAGAAGCCGTGGGTGCCGATCGGTTTGCCGCGGTGATCCGAAAACTGATCCCCGACGACGATCACCCAGCGCACCACGCCGCCGGTGTCGATGATGCGGTGCCGGCTGGTCAATGCGCCACGGGGGTGCGTGATCGCGTCGAAGGTCGCGGCGACTTGATCGCGGTCATCCGGATGCTGGTGCGAAAGCAACAGCTCGGTCGTCGGAGTCACGGCTCCCGGCTCATACCCGTGCAACCGTTGCGCCTGTTCAGACCACTCCCAGCGTTGGTCATCGAAGTAGAAGCGGAACCATCCGACCCCCTGCGGAGAAAGTTCGGCGAGCCCATCGACGTCACCGGGGTCACCAGACTTTCGAGGCGCCGGACGAAGGTCGACGCGACCGACGGTTCGTCTGGTCATCGGCGAAGCCTCGCTTGCTGGCATGCGTTGCCGGCGTCCTCGAGCTTCACCACGCTGTCCGGCGTGCGGAGCGGGGACATCAACCAATAGATCCGCACCGCCAGGTCGTCGGCGCGCTGCAGTCGACTCATACTTCGGTGTTCGGAGCCGGTTGCGCTACGGATGGGTGATTCAGGTCACCGATCCGTGTGAGCCGACGTGGTATCGACTCAGTGCCGGTGGGGCTTGTGGCTGTTCACCGCGTCGCGAATCAGCAATCCCACCAAGGCCGCCACGCACAGGGGCACGTACAGCCTGAAGTTGGTTGAGGCTTGCTCATAAAGCGCGATGTAGGCGATCGTTACGAGCGCCACCATCGTAAGCAAGATGCCGCGATTGACTTTGTCAGTGCTCATGCTTCGACCTATCTTTTCGGTCGGCACTACGCCGCGAGTACCAGCATAAACCCCTCGACGCCGATTCTCACCGCCCCAATTTCGCGCGTCGCGACAATGGCGCGAATTGTGCGACGAAATGGTGGCAATTCCACAATGCCGACCGCCACCACTTTCCGGGCGGGCCAGACTAGCGCTCTAGGCTGACCGCATGGCACCGACGACGCGCCCGCGCCGATCCGCTCTGTATCTCCCCGGCAACAAAGATCGAGCACTCGAAAAGGGGAAATCGCTCCCCGCCGACGTGCTGATTTTCGATCTCGAGGATGCGGTCGGCCCCGACGCCAAAGTCGGCTCCAGAGCGAAGGTGTGCGACGCGCTCTCGTCAGACGGCTATCGGCCTCGCGAGGTTGTGGTGCGTATCAATGGCGCGGGCACCGATTGGCACGACGACGATCTCGCCGCCGTCGCCGGTTCGGCGGCCGATGGGGTGCTGGTGCCGAAGGTAGAGACCGGAAAAGAAGTCCGAACGCTGGCCGATGCGCTCGATGCGCTCGATGCGCCGCAGTCGTTGCAGCTGTGGGCGATGATCGAAACGCCGCGAGCCATCCTGCGGGCGGAGGAGATCGCGGCGGCCAGCGATCGGCTGACCGTGCTGGTGGTCGGCACCAACGACCTGGTCAACGAACTGCACGGCCTGCATGTACCCGGACGTGCACCGGTGGTACCCGCGTTGGCGCTTGCGGTGTTGGGTGCGCGAGCGGCAGGCAAGGCCATCTTGGACGGCGTATACAACACCATCGACGACGAAGCGGGTTTCCGGGCCGAGGCACAGCAGGGCCGCGAGATGGGTTTCGACGGCAAAACCTTGATCCATCCGACCCAGGTTGCCCCCGCCAACGAATTGTTTGGTCCCTCGGACAACGAACTCGCCGATGCCCGCGAGATCGTCTCGGCGTATGAGGCGGCCCAGGCCGCGGGGAACAGCGTTATCACCGTGAATGGCCGCATGATCGAAAACCTGCACGTGCGTGACGCGCAGCGGATCCTCGCCCTGGCCGATCTCATCGCCGAACTCGAATCCCAATGACGTTCCGCCCGAGCCCATTTCGGGTGGATCTGCTGCAAGGAAAGGTGGCGCTGGTCACCGGTGGGGCCACCGGATTGGGTTTGGAGATCGCCCGGGTATTGGGCAGCCATGGCGCTCGCGTGGCCATCTGCAGCCGAAAGGAACCCAATCTTCAGGCCGCGGTTAGGACGTTGCGGGAAGAGGGGATTGAGGCCGTTTACGGCGTCTGCGACGTCCGTAGCAGTGACGAGGTCACGGTCGTCGTCGAGGACGTGCTGGCCGCCTTCGGTCGACTCGACATTGTCGTCAACAACGCCGCCGGGAATTTCCCGGTCCCGATCAGCGACCTGAGCGCGGGCGGATTCAAAGCGGTGGTCGACATCGATCTACTCGGCACATTCAACGTATCCAAAGCGGCGTACGACCTTTGGCTGCGTGAGCACGGTGGGGCCGTGGTGAACATCAGCGCGGCGATCCAGTACCGGGGCATGGCGCTGCAGGCGCACGTCGTGTCGGCCAAAGCCGGCGTTGACGCGTTCAGCCGTGCCTGTGCGATCGAATGGGGGCCCGATGGAGTTCGGGTCAATGTCGTTGCCCCCGGGGCGATGTCGGGGACCGAGGGCGTCCGCAGAATCGCCGGCGACGACCAGCACCGAGCCATCCAGAACCCGCTGCGGCGCCCCGGCTCGACCACCGAGGTCGCCGAGACGGTGTTGTTCCTGGTCAGCGATGCCGCGTCCTACGTGACGGGGGCCGTGCTGGTGGTCGACGGCGGCGGCTGGCTGACGGCCAGCGGCGTACCGGATCTGCCGGGCTATCGCTGACTAACGGTCACACAACGGTGAGGTCACGGGTGAGGTCCCAGGTGGCGCTGCCGATTAGGTGTTTGGCGCGTTTTCGCATTATTCTTGCGCGCGGCCCATTGTCGACTCAGGAAAAGCAGATGCTTATTCAGCCCACCCTGCGACGTGCGCAATCGCCGCGCAGCGCTGCGCATGTGACCTTCCCAAAGGTCGGTCAGTGCTTCGACATCGAGATCACCCGGGACACCGATGGGTGGCTCGTCCGGATCCCCGAGATCGACGCCGTCGCGCGCGCCAGCCGCCGGGCCACCGTCGACTTGGTAGCGCGCGAATGCATCGCCGCCCGCACCGGCATCCCGGTCGGTTACATCATCGTTTACGTCTCGAAAGAGACCCGCTAGTCCTGCGGCCTGTCGCGCCTTACGCGACGTACCCGCGGGGCAACACGGAGAAGTCGACGCACGCTGCGGCCATGATGTCGCCGAGTTCTGGCGCGACCGGCCCGCGAAGTTTTAGGAGCGCACCCGCTGACGGCGTCTTCTGGGTGTTGACGTTGTAATCGAACAGCAATTGCATGGCCTCGGAATCGATGTCGTGCCAGCCGGTGTGAACAGTTATCAAAGTCAGGACACCGATTTCGTCACCGGTGGGAGACAGGATCCGGTGGTTCCACGCGCGATCGGCCTTGAAGCCGGAATGCGGCGCAACCACTGCCAGAACGGTTCCGTGGCCGTCTTCGAACCTCGCTGCACCGTCGGCCGGCACGATTCTGCCGACGGGTGAGTTCTGTCGGGTGATGGTCGTGGTCCCTGCCACCGCGATCCGCAGTTCGTCGCCTGCGGCGCTGGACAGGGTGTATTCGCTCTTGCCGCCGTTCTTGAATCCGAACAGCACGCTCGCACCGCCCTTTTGTTGGGCGCGCGCCAATTCATCGCCGTCGGGAGTGGCGAGTTGGATCCGCAATGCGTTGGACGCCGACTTCGTCAATCGTGCTGTGACGGTGGTTGCGTCGCCAAGAATGGGCATCCCGAAAGCTTAGACGTCCGCGCCCCTAGCCCCAACGGTTCAGATCTTCACCGTCAGTGGCCAGACCTTCCAGATGTCGTCGCAGTACTCGGCGATGGCGCGATCGGACGAGAACTTGCCGCTGCGCGCGGTATTCAGGATCGACATCTTGGTCCACGACTCCCCATCCAGCCATGCGGCACTCACGCGGGCCTGGCACTCCACATAGGAGGCGTAGTCGGCGCACACCAGGAAGGGGTCGTCGTAACGCAGGTTGTCCACCAGCGGCTTGAACACCTCGGTGTCGCCGTGCGAGAACGTGCCGTCAGCAATGAGATTCAGCACCGAGGCCAGCTCGTCATTGCTGTCGATGAAATCCGACGGGCGGTAACCGCTCGCCTTGAGTGCCTCGACCTCGTCGACGGTTAGGCCGAACAGGAAGAAGTTTTCCGCTCCGGCCTCTTCACGAATCTCGACGTTGGCTCCGTCGAGCGTGCCGACTGTCAGGGCGCCGTTGATCATGAACTTCATGTTGCCGGTGCCGGAAGCTTCCTTGCCTGCGGTGGAAATCTGCTCGGACACGTTGGCGGCCGGGTAGATCAGGTGCGCGTTCTGGACGTTGAAGTTCGGGATGAACGCGACCTTCAGGAACTTGTTGACCTCCGGGTCGTTGTTGATCGTCTCGCCAACGGCGTTGATCAGCTTGATGATTCGCTTGGCCAAGAAGTAACCGGGAGCTGCTTTGCCACCAAAGATGAAGGCGCGCGGTGGAATTGACAGCTCGGGGTTCTGCTTGAGCCGGTAGTACAGCGCGATGATGTGCAGAACGTTGAGATGCTGGCGCTTGTACTCGTGAATTCGCTTGACTTGGATGTCGAAGATCCATTGCGGGTTCAGCTCGACGCCGGTCGTCTCCTTGATGAAGTTGGCCAGCCGGGCCTTGTTGTTGCGCTTGATGTCGCGCCACTGCTCCCGGAAGGAGGCGTCGTCGACGAACGGTTCCAGACCACGCAGCTTGCCCAGGTCCGTTAACCAGCCGTCCCCGATGGTGCGATCCAGCAGCTCGCGCAGCCCCGGGTTGGACAGGGCCAGGAATCGCCGCGGTGTCACGCCGTTCGTCTTGTTGCTGAACCGCTCGGGCCACATTTCGAAGAAGTCTTTGAGTACACTCTCTTTCAGCAGCTCCGAGTGCAGCGCGGCGACGCCGTTGATGGCGTGGCTGCCGACCGTGGCCAGGTGTGCCATCCGGACGTTCTTCCCACCGTCCTCGCCGATCAGCGACATCCGACGGACGCGGTCCGCGTCGCCGAGGAATCGGGTGCGCACCTCGTTGAGGAACCGCCGGTTGATCTCGTAAATGATCTCCAGGTGTCGCGGCAGCGATTCGCCGAAGAGCTCCAGCGGCCAGGTCTCGAGCGCTTCCGGCAGCAGGGTGTGGTTGGTGTAGGCGAATGTCGCGACGGTGATGTCCCACGCCTCTTCCCACTCCAGGTGTCGCTCGTCGATCAGCAGCCGCATCAACTCGGCGACGCCGATGGACGGGTGAGTGTCATTGAGCTGCAGGGCGAATCGCTGGGGCAACTCCCGGACACCCGCGTCGGCGAGATCGTCCATGATGTGCAGCACGTGCTGCAGCGAGCAGGACACGAAGAAGTGCTGCTGCAGCAGACGAAGCCGCTTGCCGGCCTCCGGCTCGTCGTTGGGGTAGAGCACCTTGGTGACCGTCTCCGACGTCACCTCGTCCTCGACCGCCTTGTAGTAGTCGCCGGTGTTGAAGGCGTCCAGCGCAAACGACTTGACCGCCCGCGCGCTCCACAGGGTCAGCACGTTGCAGGTGTTGACGCCGTAACCCTGGATGGGAGTGTCGAAGGCGGTGCCCTTCAGTAACAAACCGGGCACCCATCGGGAGCGCTCCCGGCCGGTGTCGTCGCTGTAGCGCTCGACGTGGCCGCCCCATTTGACGAAGTAGTTGACGTCGGGTTTGGCGATCTCCCAGGGGTTTCCGCGATCCAGCCAGTTGTCGGTCTGCTCGACCTGCCAGCCGTCGTGGATCTCCTGGTCGAAAATGCCGAATTCGTAACGGATTCCGTAACCGATTGCCGGACGTTCGAGGGTGGCCAGCGAGTCCAGGTAGCAGGCCGCGAGCCGGCCCAGGCCGCCGTTGCCCAATCCCGGTTCTTCCTCGCAGGCCAGCACTTCGTCGAGGCGCTGTCCCATCGCGGCCAGGGCAGACTTCGCAGCGCCCTCCAGGCCCAGGTTCAGCAGGTTGTTGCCCAGCTGCGGGCCCATCAGGAATTCGGCCGACAAGTAGCAGGTCACCTTGCGTCCGAGGTCGAGCGAGGTCTGCGTTGACGCCACCCGGCGGTCCTGCATGCGGTCGCGCACGGCCAGCGCCAGCGCCCGGTAGTAGTGCTCGGGCCGCAGGGCCGCGGCCGGGCGGCCGATCGAGTAGCGCAGGTGATCGGTGATCGCGCGCTGCAGCGCGGGGGCGCCCATCCCGGTGCGAGAGTGCTCGGCCAGGTCGGCGGGCCTGGAGGGGGCGGCAGACAATCCGTCGGAGGGGGTGTGGTCGAGATCGGTCATGGTGATTCCTACTCCCTAGAGGTGGTGGCAGTATCGCACCGATCTGCCGAGCTTCGCGCAGTTCGTCAGTCTGGCAGCGGTGTTTGCACACCAAGCGCGAAATTGACGACCGTCACGTGAACGCAACGTCACGCACTGGCGACGAAACGGCGCTGTCGTCGGCGGCGAAGGCCGGCCGGATCAGCTGAGCTGGACGTCGCTCACGTCGATCGACACCATGAGCTCGTCGGGCATCAGCCGGCCGCTGTCGTCACAGCGATACGCCCGGCGCCTGGACGGCAGCTTGATGCCGTCGGCCTCCACCGGGTCGTAGACGTATTGGATCGCGGCGAACCCGCCGGCGACGTCGACACGGTAGTCGTGGCGGCGCAGCAGGTGGTCATCGCCGAAGTAGAACTCTTGGGTGCTGCTGTGGCTGGCGAAGTGGTCGGGAAAACGCACTTGTAGTCCTGGCCAGCGCTCACCGTTGTCTTCGACGGGATCGATGTCGTTGACCACGAATCCGGGCAGTGTCATAAAGAACGGTGTGGTCAGATAGGTCCATAGGGCGTAGCCGTTAAAGTAGGCGCGCTGCAACGGATCCCACGGCGTGGTCAATACGTGGCCGGCGAACGATTCGCGCGGGTCGCTAAGTTGGGCGACGACACGGCCGTCGAGCTTTTCGATCGCAATGCGCTCGGGCGTGAAATCGGTTTTCTGGTCGGCCGCACCAAATGGTTGTACGGAAGCCCATTCGCGTTGCAGCGCAACAGTCATTCTCCGCGGCGTCGGATCTTGCGGCTGGCCCTTGACCTCCCATAACTTGCCGCCACTGACGATGGTCGCCTCCATCGAATCGAACTGGCGCCAGCGACCAAGTCCTCCGTGTGCCGCGAGCACGGCATCAAGCAGGCCCGACATCGATCGATCATAGGCCGAGGTTTCGGCTCCAGAGTGTCCCTGTCAATACCAGGTATCAATCGGGATCGGCTGGCGCGCCGGTCGCTGGAATTTCGAATCTGCGCAGCTTGCTGATTGGCGCAGGTACCCAACTTCATTGAAAGGAATTTGTCATGTGCGTCATCCACTTTCACGCGTCGACCACGTCGACCCCCGAGCAGTTCATCGCCGGGCTCACCGACTTCGGACCGGGACGGTCGAAGATTTTCAAGAACAGCGCCGATGCCTATCTGACGGTGCATGCCAGCGGCCCCGTTGCAGCCGATGTCACGGAGGGGTCGGGCGGCATTTGGGAACGATTGCTTTACGACTGGTCGGACCCGATTCACGTCAAGCTCACGACCATCGATTCCAATGTGTTTGGCGGAGCCTCCGGCTACACCTACACGCTCACCCGGCAGCCAGGCGGAACGACCGACATCGATGTCGTCATCGTCCGCGAGGGGAAGAACCTGAAGGGACGGGTGCTGTCATTCGTGCTGGGAACCGTCGGCAAGGGGTCCTTGGGTAAGGCGTTCTCCAACAGCGTCAAGGCGATTGAAGCTCGCAGCATAGCGAGCGCTCCTGGGGCTTGATCCGCCCAGAGCAAGCTGATGCCCACAGCGCTACGAAGCTGTGGGCATCAGCTATTCTGCTCTAGATCAATACTTTTCGGACTTCTTGTGG contains:
- a CDS encoding glycoside hydrolase family 130 protein, encoding MTLMRTGLVTRSPDRIAANSARVITRLFVPGQEGFELQESRAGVVLKRILALTDDDVRSSLDDVMTRFDGRHRDLVGTFRRHARELADRLDPDTHLSDARILLLGAAFTSEYAIEGAALCNPSIVAHPDQTDTAAGSLRFVMSVRGIGEGHRSSIGFRTGVVDASGRATIDEPAHFATTGSVSDALLEAAVFRAELDCFGDGGEAANYVLDGLGDRFTRSDLNARLDNLRAHLSTRGHVERTVALIHAIAARCYAIEFPSEVSVSERVLWPSMEAEQAGMEDARFVRFVDDDGSVTYYATYTAYSGSHISQQLLETKDFRSFTSGPLVGKAAANKGLALFPRRIHGRYAAMSRSDRESNTVAFADHLAVWTSASPCQQPAEAWEALQLGNCGPPIETDAGWLVLTHGVGPMRTYRIGAILLDLDDPTRVLGRLRRALLSPAHDEQNGYVPNVVYSCGALVHADTLVLPYGIADGAIGIATAQLPQLLDTIVQQPDRTR
- a CDS encoding MgtC/SapB family protein gives rise to the protein MSWQQIQPFLVALAIGLLLGLERERSHSRRLPAGSRSFALLSLVGAIVASFNEWAVLAGLVVVGALLALAYFRTSERDPGTTTAIAALATYLLGALAYTRPALAVAISVVVAGLLVSKERIHRFAREIVSDVEVEDAIKFFVVALVILPLLPDQQLGPYGVLNPAKVWLLVVLLTGIGWVGYIGVRALGPERGVLVAGLAGGFVSATATTASMGRLSRTATSLRAPLASALLASLATFVQLLIVIALVDVELLRRLWPPVTAGAVVLVGVAAFVYRGGTHQQNTAEGKEVEATKASRPFALRPALVLAAVLTFALLVGRWGADIFGPKGVVVATFAAGLADAHAGAVAAASLAAKGDITVDTALVAVAAALGSNLLVKTVLAFTAGGRRFGLGFLAAMSVPALVFGVALAATVAVL
- a CDS encoding pyridoxamine 5'-phosphate oxidase family protein, whose protein sequence is MASTGFHEGEVATQRRAGVERAAQRLENMLSAHGLSGGAAQFLATQRFAAITGRDREGVLWVSPLSGQPGFLRGAEDTVRISAVPREGDPLHRMPAGQQVGLIAIDFAARRRMRINGSLTESDGAGLAVRVEQAYGNCPQYIHRRDINVAAVTAPSETPRQTTSLSAADQAMIEASDTFFLGTTHPFRGSDASHRGGPPGFVRVGSPEMLWWPDYPGNNMFNSFGNLAVDDEAALLFVDVATGASLQLSGSAEVEWTRPGADGDDGGVGRRVVFSVGSVVASGDLGTRAS
- a CDS encoding HpcH/HpaI aldolase/citrate lyase family protein — its product is MAPTTRPRRSALYLPGNKDRALEKGKSLPADVLIFDLEDAVGPDAKVGSRAKVCDALSSDGYRPREVVVRINGAGTDWHDDDLAAVAGSAADGVLVPKVETGKEVRTLADALDALDAPQSLQLWAMIETPRAILRAEEIAAASDRLTVLVVGTNDLVNELHGLHVPGRAPVVPALALAVLGARAAGKAILDGVYNTIDDEAGFRAEAQQGREMGFDGKTLIHPTQVAPANELFGPSDNELADAREIVSAYEAAQAAGNSVITVNGRMIENLHVRDAQRILALADLIAELESQ
- a CDS encoding PAS and ANTAR domain-containing protein, translated to MTRRTVGRVDLRPAPRKSGDPGDVDGLAELSPQGVGWFRFYFDDQRWEWSEQAQRLHGYEPGAVTPTTELLLSHQHPDDRDQVAATFDAITHPRGALTSRHRIIDTGGVVRWVIVVGDQFSDHRGKPIGTHGFYLDVTPTHHSMHSVEDTITARLGEIADKRAPIEHVKGMLMLVYNLDDNAAFELLSWLSQKSNVKLRVLAEKIGVSLRAAAPSAIADRTIFDRALMTAHRLAD
- a CDS encoding alpha/beta fold hydrolase produces the protein MIEVRDRNQRLRNEVEHPQLYEEVTITSADVPIVLSVWRGCSGGPVVVFLPGTMTHPLFYEEFCDGLAAQGITVVGVHAEGHGKSPRIGRLLRLQTLVNNALDAIAWARARFGRLPVVVGSSQGGVLAMIVATRDHELAGVLAHNILDPALPESTSVSRFPTFLQAGYRPFVRGLRVLAKLAPRLPIRFNIYLDLARVCREPWTAEQFLLDPLGLRAYPLAFLADLFNADLTAMSDGTITCPVVVVAGRADPLFSLDYTQKVFARIVAPAKDLVVFDTDHHLLFNECLPLVLPRVAELIASLDATASGKLGTGDRGTAAAVLEG